In the Roseofilum capinflatum BLCC-M114 genome, GCCGTTGTTGTCGCTAACTCTGCGGCTTGGGCGGCTCCAACCCGGATTAACAACGTCTCCCTCAACCCCACCAGTGGCGGAATTGAGGTCATTCTCGATACTCAAGAAGGCGATCGCCCCCAAGTGTTTGCCGTCCCTAATGGCAACGAATGGGTTGCGAATATCTCCAACATGCAGCTCAACCTTCCGAGCGGGGAATTCATGCAAGCCAACCCCGCCCCCGGCATTGCCTCCGTTCGGATTAACTCCGTCGATGGCAACAGCGTCCGCGTCACCGTCACCGGAAACCAAGGCAGTCTGAGCGGCCGCATCAGCATCCAAGACGGAAACAACTTCATTCTCTCCCTCAAGCAAGACGACCCCAAACCCACGGCCAACACTTCCCCCAACCCCCCTACACCTCGGCCAGTGGCTCAAAGACCGCCTCAACAGATGGCCCAGGGCGCTCCCTACAACAATGTGCCCCTGCCCAGCCTGCAAAACGGTATCCCCAGCCTCCCCCCTGGAACTGGGGTTGCGCCTCCCTTCCGGCAACGGGCGATCGCCCCACCGTTGGGTGACATCTCCGTATCCACCATCGACGCATCCGGCCGCACCATCAACCTCGGCTCCTCCGAAAACGTGCCCCGTCTCGTTCTCCGGGATGCCCCCGTGCGCGACGTTCTCGCTCTCCTAGCGCGGGTTGCGGGCATGAACCTGGCTTTTACTGATGGCGCGGGCGACATTCCCGAAGGGCAAGCCGGAGCAGCCACCACCGTTACCGGGCGGACTATTTCTCTAGACATCGAAAATGAACCCGTGCAAAACGTCTTCAACAGCGTCTTGCAACTGAGCGGAATGCAAGCCAACCGCGTCGGGCGCACTATTTTTGTGGGTGCAAACCTACCCCTAGAATCAAGTCCCGTCATTACCCGCACCCTGCGCCTCAACCAAGCCGAAGCCGAAAGCTCCGCCACCCTGCTCGCCTCCCAAGGAGCGGACTATCAACGAGTCGTCACTAACACCACTCGCGTGGTTGAAGGCGACGGGGTAGACCGACGAGAAACAGAAGAGACAACGACTAGCATTGAAAACTTCACCGTCCAAGAAGCGAACGGCCCCCTATTGCTGCGCGGTCTATCCATCATTGCCGATGAACGCCTCAACTCCATCACCCTCGTTGGTGACCCCCGCAAAGTTGAAATCGCCACCGGTTTGCTCTCCCAACAAGACCTCCGCCGTCGTCAAGTCTCCGTTAACGTCAAAGTCGTTGATATTAACCTTGATTCCCAAGAATTCTCGAACAGTAGTTTTTCCTTTGGTACTGGGGATTCCTTCTTCGTCGTTGATGGCGGTTTTGGTGTAGCCAACTTTGGACGCTTAACCCCCCCCACAGCAGGGCAAACCCTCACTAACGAGTTTGGTCGTCCTGTTGTCCAGAACCCCCTTGGGCCAGGGGGCCGTCTTCCATCTACTCCCTTCATCAATACGGATGGAACCCAACTGGTGCGCGACCCGGCTACCGGCCAACTGGTTCCCGTGGGGCAAAATCAACCCGGTTCTGTGTTCTCCCCCGGTGGCTTACCCACCACTCCGGGAGTGGCTGGCTTTGACCCAACTGCCCCTGGTATTCCTGGCTCTGGCAGTCGTCAGGTTTCCCCCTCTGCGGGAACACCGCCCCTGTTCTATGACCGGAATGGGATTCCCCGCAGTTTGAACGAACTCACCGTTGGGGGCGGGACATTCCAACCCCTAATTAATAGTCAAACCAATGAGCTAGTTACTGCTCCTACTGATGGCACGCAAGCGCCTCTGTATTTTGATTCCAACGGGAACCCCAGACTGTTAAGTCAGTTGCAAATCGGTGGAGGAGGAGCAGGTTATCAAGCCCTGACTACTCCTGACGGCGCTTTAATTTCGGCGGGAACAGGGGCAGACCCTGCACCTCAATTCTTTGATCAAAACGGTCAACCGAGACTCTTTAATCAACTGACGATTGCTGGAGGACAATTTGAACCCTTACGCAGTCCTGAAGGAAATGTAGTCGTCAGTGCAGGTGCTGCACCCCAATATTATTTTGATTCAACTGGTACACCTCGGTTACTCAGTGAATTGAATTTTCCTGATGCTGGAGCTAATGGCCCATTCCAACCCCTACTAAATGATGCAGGTGGTTTGTCTCCAGTGGGCGCTCCAGGCGATCTATACTTCGATATCAATGGAGTTCCCAGAACCTTTAATCAATTAACTGTTGGTTCAGGAATCTTTGAGCCTCTTCTTGATCCTAATGGATTAGTCCCAGTGACCCAAGGTGATTCTGCACCTCTATTCTTTGATCAAGCAGGAGTACCCCGTTTAGTCAGTCAATTTCTAGATGGTACATATTCACCCCTAATTGATGGCCAGGATTTAGTTCCTGCAACACGAGCCATTGCGCCTACATTCTTCGATGCCAATGGTGTTCCCCAGTTACTGAATAACTTGATCCCAGGTGGTGGAACGATTCCCGCTTTAACCAACTCTGTGGGTGAACTCATTTCTGCTGCTACGACAGGAGCTAACGGTTTACCTGCCATTGTGGGTCAAGCAGCGCAATTAGCTTACCAACTGCCGCAAGTCTTCCAATATCCCCAACAGTTTCTAGCCCAACTGCAAGCCAACGTAGTTGAAGGTACGGCCAAGATCCTCACTGACCCGACTCTTACCATCCAAGAAGGGGAAACCTCAACCATTAACCTCACTGACCGCATCCCCATTAACATCGAACAAGAAACCACCGTTAACGCCAACACCACCACCACCACGATTAACACTGAATTTGATGATGTGGGGTTATTGTTGCCCATCACCGTAGATCGAATTGATGATAATGGCTTCATTACCATGACCATCAATCCCCGGATCTCGACCCCCACAGGGACTTACAGCATCATTGTGGACGGTTTAGAACAAGAAGTTGCCCTTGTTTCCCAACGGGAACTCAGCTCCGGTAAAATCCGCCTGCGCGATGGTCAAACCCTCTTAATTGCTGGAGTCATCCAAGACCAAGAACGGGAAATTGTTTCCAAACTGCCCATTCTCGGCGACTTACCCATCATCGGCCGCATGTTCCGCCGTACCGATAAAGAATCGGAGCGTGCAGAAGTGGTAGTTGTGGTTACCCCCAACATCATCCAAGATGTAGAGGATGCCAACTGGGGCTATGGCTACGCCCCCAGCCCCAATGTGCAGCAACAACTGCGTAACCGAGGCTTCCGCTATCCCAACCGATGACAATGAACAATGAACAATTGGGGAATGGGGAATAGGCAATAGGCAATAGGCAATAGGCAATAGTTGATCTACCCCATCCTCCTTATCCGCCTATCCCCCCCATCTCCCTATCCCCCTATCTCCCCATCCCCCAACCTACACCCACGCCCAACCATGAACGAACCCACAGTTATCGGCATCGATATCGGCGGAACGGGCATTAAACTGGGCCGGTTTGCTAAAGATGGCAGTTGCCAAAACACTCTCACCCTGCCAACCCCCCAACCCGCTACCCCGGAAGCGGTCATCAGCGCCCTCCTGCCTGCCCTAGGGGAACTTGACCCCGACC is a window encoding:
- a CDS encoding AMIN domain-containing protein — encoded protein: MNKYSFGLSGALIGSAAVVVANSAAWAAPTRINNVSLNPTSGGIEVILDTQEGDRPQVFAVPNGNEWVANISNMQLNLPSGEFMQANPAPGIASVRINSVDGNSVRVTVTGNQGSLSGRISIQDGNNFILSLKQDDPKPTANTSPNPPTPRPVAQRPPQQMAQGAPYNNVPLPSLQNGIPSLPPGTGVAPPFRQRAIAPPLGDISVSTIDASGRTINLGSSENVPRLVLRDAPVRDVLALLARVAGMNLAFTDGAGDIPEGQAGAATTVTGRTISLDIENEPVQNVFNSVLQLSGMQANRVGRTIFVGANLPLESSPVITRTLRLNQAEAESSATLLASQGADYQRVVTNTTRVVEGDGVDRRETEETTTSIENFTVQEANGPLLLRGLSIIADERLNSITLVGDPRKVEIATGLLSQQDLRRRQVSVNVKVVDINLDSQEFSNSSFSFGTGDSFFVVDGGFGVANFGRLTPPTAGQTLTNEFGRPVVQNPLGPGGRLPSTPFINTDGTQLVRDPATGQLVPVGQNQPGSVFSPGGLPTTPGVAGFDPTAPGIPGSGSRQVSPSAGTPPLFYDRNGIPRSLNELTVGGGTFQPLINSQTNELVTAPTDGTQAPLYFDSNGNPRLLSQLQIGGGGAGYQALTTPDGALISAGTGADPAPQFFDQNGQPRLFNQLTIAGGQFEPLRSPEGNVVVSAGAAPQYYFDSTGTPRLLSELNFPDAGANGPFQPLLNDAGGLSPVGAPGDLYFDINGVPRTFNQLTVGSGIFEPLLDPNGLVPVTQGDSAPLFFDQAGVPRLVSQFLDGTYSPLIDGQDLVPATRAIAPTFFDANGVPQLLNNLIPGGGTIPALTNSVGELISAATTGANGLPAIVGQAAQLAYQLPQVFQYPQQFLAQLQANVVEGTAKILTDPTLTIQEGETSTINLTDRIPINIEQETTVNANTTTTTINTEFDDVGLLLPITVDRIDDNGFITMTINPRISTPTGTYSIIVDGLEQEVALVSQRELSSGKIRLRDGQTLLIAGVIQDQEREIVSKLPILGDLPIIGRMFRRTDKESERAEVVVVVTPNIIQDVEDANWGYGYAPSPNVQQQLRNRGFRYPNR